CCGGAGGCCATGTGGGTCATTCGCGTGGAAGACTTCCCGGTGGTGGTCACTATGGACAGCCACGGCGAGAGTATTCACCAGCAAATTGAGACCAAGTCGGGGGAGAAATTGACCGAACTGATCGGTATTTAGGCACGTATTGTTTGGGACTTTGCCCGCAAAATGAGGTCTGTAGAATAGTTTGACAATATTTCTGATGTGTACTATTTTATGGGCCGAGATAAGCTTCCGCTATATGTAAGATGTGGCAGAGGGAGGTAATTACCCCTTGAAGCAATCAGTTCGTGCGGTGGAGCGGGCTTTAGATATTCTCTTGTGCTTCTCCAGGCAAACACCCGAGCTGACCCTGACCCAAATAGCCGAGCAAGTTGGGCTGTACAAAAGTACAGTGCATCGCTTGTTGGCCACATTAGAGGGAAAGCGTTTCGTACAACGAGACCCGGATACAGGCATTTACCGGCCAGGTATTCGCCTGCTCCGGCTGGTTTATCTTACGTTAGAGCACAACGACCTGCGCCGGCTGGCAGCTCCGTTTCTACTTCACTTGTGGGAGCAGCAGCACGAAACGGTTGATCTGGCCGTGTTGGATGATATGGATGTTATTTTTCTGGATGTGCTCGAAAGTCCACAACGGGTCAAATTGGCTGCGGCCATTGGGCAGCGGCTTCCCGCCCATGCTACAGCCTCTGGCAAAGCCATCCTCGCGTTTATGCCCGAGGAGACAGGATGGCGTATTCTAAAGGGCGGTATGTCTCAATTTACTCAGCATACGCTTTGTTCATCAGAAGTATTGTTTGAAACCCTACGCCATACCCGAGAGCAGGGCTTTGCCCTCTCCTTGGAAGAATATGAGGAAGGGATTAACGCCGTCGCTGCCCCGATCCTCGATCTGAACGACCAGCCTATCGCGTCGGTCGCCATTGCTGGGCCTGCCTACCGGTTCAATCGAGAACAAATGATTGAAATCGCCCCTCAAATTCTGGCCACCGCTCGTAACATCGCCCAAGAGGTGGAGATGGCGGCGCATCCTCAGACAAATACAAGGTCATGATTTCACGTGGCTTCAGCTCAAAAACAAAAAAGACGCTGATTGTATTAACCAACGTCTTAAAAATAACTTTATATAATGCCTCGGGAGAGACTCGAACTCTCACGCCCTAATGGGCACAGGCCCTCAACCTGCTGTGTATGCCAATTCCACCACCGAGGCCGGTGTAACAATTAATTGTGAATGATTAATGAATAATTAGCCGTTCACAATTATACCGCCTCCGCCCATTTTGTCAAAAGATAGAGCAAAATAGAACCCTGATGCACCTGATTTCTCAAAATCAGAAAGAGGCTAAGGACCTGAATCTACATATAGTGGGTTGAGGTCTGTTTTTTAAGAGTAGAGCCACTATATCTAGGGCCTCAGCCCTTTCAAGAAGCAGGTAAATGATTGTCGGTAAAGGCGAGGTATGCTATACTATCCTATCAGCAATTTGGCGCAGCGTGGCCCGCACAAGCCAAGAAAAAATTCGCTCTGATGAAACAAAACCCTTTACCCAGGCTGGATCGGGCTGAAACGTTAAGACAAAAAATACTGCCGTTTTGTCGCCTGAAACCGGGTGAGATTTGGCGTGACCCGCTTAATGTCCATAAAGTGGGCTGTCTGGATGCGACAAAGGCCGCAGATGTTGACCAATTAATGGCCGGAGAACCGGCCAAACTGGCTATTCACGATCCGCCCTACAACCTGGTGGCCTTTGCGGAACGGCAGTTAGCGGATTATATCAATTGGTGCCGGCAGTGGGTAAGCCATACCTGGCGCGTTTTGGCTAAACACAGTGCGTTTTATGTTTGGCTGGGCGCGGACCAAAAAAATCATTTCCAGCCCCTGCCCGACTTTATGGTGATGATGCGCGAGTTTGATTTTGAGCCGCGCAGCTTTTTGACCATGCGCAACCAGCGCGGTTACGGCACGCAAAAAAACTGGATGGCTGTGCGGCAAGAGCTGCTTTATTACGTTAAGGGTGATCCCTTTTTTGCGGTGCAATAC
The Anaerolineae bacterium genome window above contains:
- a CDS encoding site-specific DNA-methyltransferase, with product MKQNPLPRLDRAETLRQKILPFCRLKPGEIWRDPLNVHKVGCLDATKAADVDQLMAGEPAKLAIHDPPYNLVAFAERQLADYINWCRQWVSHTWRVLAKHSAFYVWLGADQKNHFQPLPDFMVMMREFDFEPRSFLTMRNQRGYGTQKNWMAVRQELLYYVKGDPFFAVQYTDIPKILRGYYKKVNGRLTENLERSKSHHLRPGNVWVDIQQVFYRMEENVSGCYAQKPLQAIERIIQASSQPGDLVIDFFSHSGATLIACERAQRPCFTMDMDPIYCEITIRRLEQLRQTGKLGWQNGHPFEKEFKSYLENGDPLPERIQSDKS
- a CDS encoding fumarate hydratase C-terminal domain-containing protein, which produces PEAMWVIRVEDFPVVVTMDSHGESIHQQIETKSGEKLTELIGI
- a CDS encoding IclR family transcriptional regulator, whose translation is MKQSVRAVERALDILLCFSRQTPELTLTQIAEQVGLYKSTVHRLLATLEGKRFVQRDPDTGIYRPGIRLLRLVYLTLEHNDLRRLAAPFLLHLWEQQHETVDLAVLDDMDVIFLDVLESPQRVKLAAAIGQRLPAHATASGKAILAFMPEETGWRILKGGMSQFTQHTLCSSEVLFETLRHTREQGFALSLEEYEEGINAVAAPILDLNDQPIASVAIAGPAYRFNREQMIEIAPQILATARNIAQEVEMAAHPQTNTRS